In Miscanthus floridulus cultivar M001 chromosome 5, ASM1932011v1, whole genome shotgun sequence, one genomic interval encodes:
- the LOC136453641 gene encoding probable magnesium transporter NIPA6 isoform X1, with amino-acid sequence MTLDATEAAGGGDLFAANLKGSLLAVASSAFIGVSFIVKKKGLRRASAAGARAGAGGYGYLLEPLWWVGMVTMLVGEIANFIAYMFAPAVLVTPLGALSIIVSAVLAHFTLNEKLRRVGVLGCGLCIVGSTMIILHAPQERTPSSVEQIWNLATQPSFLCYAAIAVGVSLFLMLYCGPRYGQTNIIVYVGICSVVGSLTVMSIKAVGIAIKLTIEGINQAGYFQMWVFAVVSTTCIVIQLVYLNKALDTFNTAVVSPIYYAMFTTLTILASAIMFKDWSGQRASNIASEICGFLTVLAGTVVLHSTREPDQTVSADLYAPLPPKIYWHIQGNGDVGKQREDDSLTCEFITVVRQDYFV; translated from the exons ATGACCCTCGACGCGACGGAAGCCGCCGGCGGCGGGGACCTCTTTGCTGCTAACCTCAAGGGCTCGCTCCTCGCCGTCGCCTCCTCGGCGTTCATCGGCGTTAGCTTCATCGTCAAGAAGAAGGGCCTCCGACGCGCCAGTGCCGCCGGCGCCCGAGCAG GTGCCGGAGGGTATGGCTATCTCTTGGAGCCACTCTGGTGGGTCGGGATGGTCACCA TGCTTGTTGGGGAGATCGCAAATTTCATTGCTTACATGTTTGCGCCGGCGGTCCTCGTCACGCCGCTGGGTGCACTCAGTATTATTGTGAG TGCTGTTCTAGCTCATTTCACACTGAATGAGAAGTTGCGCCGGGTGGGTGTACTGGGCTGTGGTCTCTGCATTGTTGGTTCAACGATGATCATTCTACATGCTCCCCAGGAGAGGACCCCTAGTTCCGTGGAACAGATTTGGAACTTGGCAACACAGCCTT CCTTCCTTTGCTATGCTGCCATTGCAGTGGGAGTGTCCCTGTTCCTCATGCTATACTGTGGTCCACGCTATGGACAGACAAACATAATTGTTTATGTTGGGATTTGTTCAGTTGTTGGATCCCTGACG GTAATGAGCATAAAGGCTGTGGGCATTGCCATTAAGCTAACAATTGAAGGAATAAATCAGGCCGGCTATTTCCAGATGTGGGTGTTTGCAGTGGTTTCCACAACATGTATAGTTATTCAATTAGTTTACCTGAATAAG GCACTGGATACTTTCAATACAGCAGTTGTCTCTCCGATCTACTATGCCATGTTCACGACCCTCACCATCTTAGCAAGTGCCATAATGTTTAAG GACTGGTCTGGGCAGAGAGCAAGCAACATCGCCTCTGAGATTTGTGGATTTCTTACGGTTCTTGCTGGTACTGTTGTGCTACATTCTACTAGAGAACCTGATCAAACTGTATCAGCAG ACCTGTATGCACCACTCCCGCCAAAAATATACTGGCATATCCAAGGGAATGGCGATGTTGGGAAGCAAAGAGAGGATGACTCCCTTACATGCGAATTCATCACTGTTGTGCGGCAAGACTACTTTGTGTAG
- the LOC136453641 gene encoding probable magnesium transporter NIPA7 isoform X2 has translation MAISWSHSGGSGWSPKWNFSVLVGEIANFIAYMFAPAVLVTPLGALSIIVSAVLAHFTLNEKLRRVGVLGCGLCIVGSTMIILHAPQERTPSSVEQIWNLATQPSFLCYAAIAVGVSLFLMLYCGPRYGQTNIIVYVGICSVVGSLTVMSIKAVGIAIKLTIEGINQAGYFQMWVFAVVSTTCIVIQLVYLNKALDTFNTAVVSPIYYAMFTTLTILASAIMFKDWSGQRASNIASEICGFLTVLAGTVVLHSTREPDQTVSADLYAPLPPKIYWHIQGNGDVGKQREDDSLTCEFITVVRQDYFV, from the exons ATGGCTATCTCTTGGAGCCACTCTGGTGGGTCGGGATGGTCACCA AAATGGAACTTTTCAGTGCTTGTTGGGGAGATCGCAAATTTCATTGCTTACATGTTTGCGCCGGCGGTCCTCGTCACGCCGCTGGGTGCACTCAGTATTATTGTGAG TGCTGTTCTAGCTCATTTCACACTGAATGAGAAGTTGCGCCGGGTGGGTGTACTGGGCTGTGGTCTCTGCATTGTTGGTTCAACGATGATCATTCTACATGCTCCCCAGGAGAGGACCCCTAGTTCCGTGGAACAGATTTGGAACTTGGCAACACAGCCTT CCTTCCTTTGCTATGCTGCCATTGCAGTGGGAGTGTCCCTGTTCCTCATGCTATACTGTGGTCCACGCTATGGACAGACAAACATAATTGTTTATGTTGGGATTTGTTCAGTTGTTGGATCCCTGACG GTAATGAGCATAAAGGCTGTGGGCATTGCCATTAAGCTAACAATTGAAGGAATAAATCAGGCCGGCTATTTCCAGATGTGGGTGTTTGCAGTGGTTTCCACAACATGTATAGTTATTCAATTAGTTTACCTGAATAAG GCACTGGATACTTTCAATACAGCAGTTGTCTCTCCGATCTACTATGCCATGTTCACGACCCTCACCATCTTAGCAAGTGCCATAATGTTTAAG GACTGGTCTGGGCAGAGAGCAAGCAACATCGCCTCTGAGATTTGTGGATTTCTTACGGTTCTTGCTGGTACTGTTGTGCTACATTCTACTAGAGAACCTGATCAAACTGTATCAGCAG ACCTGTATGCACCACTCCCGCCAAAAATATACTGGCATATCCAAGGGAATGGCGATGTTGGGAAGCAAAGAGAGGATGACTCCCTTACATGCGAATTCATCACTGTTGTGCGGCAAGACTACTTTGTGTAG